A window from Methylococcus mesophilus encodes these proteins:
- the rsmD gene encoding 16S rRNA (guanine(966)-N(2))-methyltransferase RsmD, whose product MRNELRIIGGLWRSRRIRFAPEPGLRPTPDRVRETVFNWLQTAVAGAACLDLYAGSGALGFEAASRGAARVVQVERNPRVCAVLKQSCAMLDAGQITVVCAEAMKFLSGKPEAFDLVFLDPPFRTGQVGPCCRRLEDGGWLEAGARIYVEAEAGPQPEGIPANWTLLREKASGDVAYRLYQRLKESRV is encoded by the coding sequence GTGCGCAATGAGCTGCGCATCATCGGCGGGCTGTGGCGCAGCCGCCGGATCCGGTTCGCGCCGGAGCCGGGATTGCGCCCGACGCCCGACCGGGTGCGGGAAACCGTCTTCAACTGGCTGCAGACCGCTGTGGCCGGAGCGGCCTGCCTCGATCTTTACGCCGGCAGCGGCGCCCTGGGCTTCGAGGCGGCCTCGCGGGGGGCCGCCCGGGTCGTCCAGGTCGAGCGCAATCCCAGGGTCTGCGCGGTACTGAAACAATCCTGTGCGATGCTGGATGCCGGGCAGATCACCGTGGTGTGCGCCGAAGCCATGAAATTTCTCTCAGGCAAGCCGGAGGCATTCGACTTGGTGTTTCTCGACCCGCCATTCCGCACCGGCCAAGTCGGGCCGTGCTGCCGGAGACTGGAGGATGGCGGCTGGCTTGAGGCCGGAGCCAGGATTTACGTGGAGGCGGAGGCCGGCCCTCAGCCCGAAGGGATCCCGGCAAACTGGACGCTGCTGCGGGAGAAAGCCAGCGGCGACGTCGCCTACCGTCTGTATCAGCGTCTCAAGGAGTCTCGAGTTTGA
- the coaD gene encoding pantetheine-phosphate adenylyltransferase, producing the protein MNVTAIYPGTFDPMTLGHVDLVCRASRIFDRVILAVAESKAKTPLFDFAERLALAREAVAEMANVEVVGFNSLLVDCARTHGATVILRGLRAVSDFEFEFQMAGMNRSLGPEIETIFLTPGERYAFLSSSVIREIAKFGGDVSAFVPGHVKAALMRKFAVSG; encoded by the coding sequence TTGAATGTCACCGCGATCTACCCCGGCACTTTCGATCCGATGACGCTGGGCCACGTGGACCTGGTATGCCGGGCCAGCCGGATCTTCGACCGCGTCATCCTGGCGGTGGCCGAGAGCAAGGCCAAGACCCCGCTGTTCGATTTCGCCGAGCGCTTGGCGCTGGCCCGGGAGGCGGTGGCCGAAATGGCCAACGTCGAGGTGGTCGGCTTCAATTCGCTGCTGGTCGACTGCGCCCGGACCCATGGCGCCACCGTCATCCTGCGCGGCCTGCGCGCCGTCTCCGATTTCGAATTCGAGTTCCAGATGGCCGGCATGAACCGCTCGCTGGGCCCGGAGATCGAAACGATCTTCCTTACCCCCGGCGAACGCTACGCCTTCCTTTCCTCCTCGGTCATCCGGGAGATCGCCAAATTCGGCGGCGACGTTTCGGCCTTCGTGCCGGGGCACGTGAAGGCGGCGCTGATGCGCAAGTTCGCCGTTTCCGGCTGA